In a single window of the Rhizobium tropici CIAT 899 genome:
- a CDS encoding DUF1344 domain-containing protein, whose translation MSQRSSEASDDLFFRNHAAVAGKIDIGGRDLERVKQMKPQMIMAAMLVLAPIGAVYAAETSGTITAISKNADTITLSDGKTYSLPEGIEDTKLRVGEKVQLTYADKGGKAVVSHLVPQK comes from the coding sequence GATGATTTGTTTTTTCGCAATCATGCCGCCGTTGCGGGAAAAATAGATATCGGCGGCCGAGATCTTGAAAGGGTTAAGCAAATGAAACCGCAAATGATTATGGCCGCGATGCTGGTGCTGGCACCGATCGGTGCCGTATATGCCGCCGAGACTTCCGGCACGATCACTGCAATCAGCAAGAATGCCGATACAATCACGCTATCGGACGGCAAGACTTACTCCCTGCCCGAAGGGATCGAAGACACCAAACTCCGCGTCGGGGAGAAGGTCCAGCTAACCTATGCGGACAAGGGCGGTAAGGCGGTTGTCTCCCATCTGGTTCCGCAAAAATGA